In one Candidatus Ozemobacteraceae bacterium genomic region, the following are encoded:
- the rsmH gene encoding 16S rRNA (cytosine(1402)-N(4))-methyltransferase RsmH, whose product MERSGHIPVLLDQVVALAFPEGGQTFADVTFGLGGHTNAVLARYPSIRRVVAIDRDMDILRRSERTAPDARITRVHGRSTELCDVLAQLGIGSVDGILADLGVSSPQLDESDRGFSFTRDGPLDMRMDRSSGGATAADLVNTVPERELSRIFHEYGEERHSRRIASAIVKRRDASPFATTAELAKFIEGVAPARGFGAIHPATRVFQALRIAVNDELSELERFLPMALSVLAPGGRLAVISFHSLEDRIVKSFFAAEQKGCTCPPKFPVCVCGNRPTIEILTRKPVTADDAETTANPRARSAKLRVARKLPAEGRGA is encoded by the coding sequence ATGGAACGCTCCGGCCACATCCCCGTTCTGCTCGATCAGGTCGTCGCTCTCGCCTTTCCCGAGGGGGGCCAGACCTTCGCCGACGTCACGTTCGGCCTGGGCGGCCACACGAACGCGGTTCTCGCCCGGTATCCATCGATCCGGCGCGTCGTCGCCATAGACCGGGATATGGATATCCTGCGCCGTTCCGAGCGGACGGCTCCCGACGCGCGCATCACGAGGGTCCACGGCCGATCGACCGAACTGTGCGACGTTCTCGCCCAATTGGGCATCGGTTCCGTCGACGGGATTCTGGCCGATCTCGGCGTCTCCTCTCCCCAGCTTGACGAAAGCGATCGAGGGTTTTCCTTCACGCGCGACGGTCCGCTCGACATGCGCATGGACCGCTCGTCGGGCGGAGCGACGGCCGCCGATCTGGTCAACACGGTCCCGGAACGCGAGCTTTCACGGATTTTCCACGAATACGGCGAGGAGCGCCACTCAAGAAGAATAGCTTCTGCTATTGTAAAGCGGCGCGATGCGTCCCCGTTCGCGACGACGGCGGAGCTGGCGAAATTCATCGAGGGCGTCGCCCCCGCCAGGGGCTTCGGCGCGATCCACCCGGCGACGCGCGTATTCCAGGCGCTCCGCATCGCCGTGAATGACGAACTGTCTGAACTCGAGCGGTTTCTGCCGATGGCGCTTTCCGTCCTTGCGCCCGGCGGACGGCTCGCCGTCATCTCGTTTCACTCGCTCGAGGACCGCATCGTGAAATCCTTCTTCGCCGCGGAACAGAAGGGCTGCACCTGCCCGCCGAAGTTCCCGGTCTGCGTTTGCGGAAACCGGCCGACGATCGAAATCCTCACCCGCAAGCCCGTCACGGCAGATGACGCCGAAACGACCGCGAATCCGCGGGCAAGGTCGGCGAAGCTTCGGGTGGCGCGAAAACTTCCCGCGGAGGGCCGCGGGGCATGA